A genomic segment from Desulfovibrio sp. encodes:
- a CDS encoding DNA N-6-adenine-methyltransferase yields MNVHFSSKKMEWATPWELFHVWDISHGPFTLDVCATWENAKCRTFFSPATNGLIQCWHGVCWMNPPYGRETGRWIAKAVEEIHQRNAERIVCLLPARTDTAWWHAFVMPYGDIHFLRGRVRFEGAKHPAPFPSAVVIFR; encoded by the coding sequence ATGAACGTGCATTTCTCCAGTAAAAAAATGGAGTGGGCAACGCCTTGGGAACTGTTCCACGTGTGGGATATTTCTCACGGGCCTTTTACCCTGGATGTGTGCGCCACTTGGGAAAATGCCAAGTGCAGGACGTTTTTTTCGCCAGCAACCAACGGCCTGATACAGTGTTGGCATGGAGTATGTTGGATGAATCCCCCGTATGGCCGTGAAACTGGCCGCTGGATAGCCAAGGCGGTGGAAGAAATACACCAGAGAAACGCAGAGCGCATTGTCTGCCTTCTCCCGGCCAGAACAGATACCGCTTGGTGGCATGCGTTTGTAATGCCCTACGGCGACATTCATTTTTTGCGTGGACGGGTACGTTTTGAAGGCGCGAAGCATCCTGCACCATTCCCAAGTGCCGTAGTCATTTTTAGATAA
- a CDS encoding AraC family transcriptional regulator: MGLGQDLTLFAGPGFYRTCGTDSFMLRPGLVLQLSQLSPTDPLHMEFEIQSSPLIFGFMLTGSNHCSYKHGALSGTTQLHTSGSNSITYLSDTVGNMRCKGGMRRLSIIMDKDFLYPYLVAEHTNIPKQLERVFEGRKTAFQWIGKNSAQKIRLIADIVTSAYAGTLRKLHMEIRTLELIETQLIEYLATQNGYERTVSLSPSDVRRIKEARELLVQDMESPPTLAQLAKMVGVGEKKLKVGFKQVFGLPVFEYFRNYRMEVARELLAAGDMNVTEIGVHIGYQSLSHFSHEFFKRYGVTPKKFQSGKGNKNIL; this comes from the coding sequence ATGGGATTAGGACAAGATTTGACGCTTTTCGCCGGTCCTGGTTTTTACCGAACCTGCGGAACAGATTCTTTTATGCTCAGGCCGGGCCTTGTGTTGCAGCTTTCTCAACTTTCGCCCACAGATCCGTTGCATATGGAATTTGAAATTCAGAGTTCTCCGCTCATATTCGGGTTTATGCTCACTGGATCGAACCATTGTAGCTACAAGCATGGAGCGCTGAGCGGAACAACGCAGTTGCACACCAGCGGAAGTAATAGCATCACATATCTTTCAGACACAGTAGGGAATATGAGGTGCAAAGGTGGCATGCGTAGATTAAGTATTATTATGGATAAAGATTTCCTTTATCCCTATCTTGTGGCGGAACATACCAACATACCAAAGCAACTGGAACGTGTGTTTGAAGGCCGCAAAACAGCATTTCAGTGGATAGGCAAAAACAGCGCTCAAAAAATCCGTCTTATAGCAGATATTGTAACAAGCGCCTATGCGGGAACCCTGCGCAAACTGCATATGGAAATTCGAACACTTGAACTAATAGAAACACAGCTTATCGAATATCTTGCCACCCAAAATGGCTACGAACGGACAGTATCCCTATCGCCATCAGATGTACGACGCATAAAGGAAGCCAGGGAATTATTGGTGCAGGATATGGAAAGTCCACCAACACTTGCGCAATTGGCGAAGATGGTAGGTGTCGGTGAAAAAAAACTGAAGGTGGGCTTCAAGCAGGTCTTCGGTCTACCTGTGTTCGAATACTTCAGGAACTATCGCATGGAGGTTGCTCGCGAACTGCTTGCCGCAGGTGACATGAATGTCACAGAGATCGGTGTGCATATCGGCTACCAAAGTCTGAGTCATTTCAGTCATGAATTTTTCAAGCGCTACGGTGTGACACCTAAAAAATTTCAAAGTGGAAAAGGCAATAAAAATATTCTTTGA
- a CDS encoding TonB-dependent receptor: MRHYILGGILSYFLLFESAHAAESQPQPADTYTLEAISVTATKREQALREIAGSVSTASDIDLENQGAETLQDATKMFPNVHMKSTSSGNEIVIRGMSTWDTALHSPAGLYVDGVPYPLSYMQNIYLHDMEGIEVLRGPQGTLYGRNSESGVINLVRRTPDNKLRGSLFTEFGNHNTFRLGASAAGPLLEDKVYFSGSYLRHQTDGFVRNEYKQKDQAARHKADSGRVVLRLTPTDALDVRMSLDATHSDDGIGSMRLSTGPYRSGRYKIRSDAPDEASSDLVIPAFTITHTGEHVRTTSITSYLDYKYKMLSDLDRTPLPLGVSDMSINQRNISEELRFSSVGKQRLSWVAGLFLGKTSMNTDMNRIRRRAAATTYLHTDYTETTGALFGQATYAITDAFRLTAGLRAEYTGLDGEQTYKTGAGQRRAYEKGFRYTEFLPMASASLDVTDNLTTYASWSQGYLPGGFNVFSASSKDTFYYKPEYSTNYELGLKTHWLDNKLQANVSAFYSDIRDKQVREEVPSAGIGTWKFTNSAKAHTSGVELEVRAYPLEGWELRGGVGYARSEIDEWTVSTPSGGRKNYSGNRLPWAPDLTYHLGVGYTHPSGFFAQAEYLGSGKQYFDAENTLSDPGYNTVNLQFGYRGENLTVAIWGKNVFDTHYITKKLVANGNKIVEDGNPFSFGTTVSWSF; encoded by the coding sequence ATGCGTCATTACATTTTAGGAGGAATCCTAAGTTATTTTCTTCTATTCGAAAGCGCCCATGCGGCAGAATCACAACCGCAGCCCGCTGATACCTATACGCTGGAAGCGATCTCCGTTACCGCCACTAAGCGTGAACAGGCGCTCCGGGAGATTGCAGGCAGCGTCTCCACGGCTTCGGATATCGATCTGGAAAATCAGGGGGCTGAAACCTTGCAGGACGCTACAAAAATGTTTCCCAACGTCCATATGAAAAGCACTAGCTCCGGTAATGAAATTGTCATTCGCGGCATGTCCACCTGGGATACGGCGCTACATTCTCCAGCGGGGCTTTATGTGGATGGGGTGCCGTATCCTTTGTCCTACATGCAGAACATCTACCTGCATGACATGGAAGGCATTGAGGTGTTGCGCGGTCCGCAGGGAACTCTTTATGGCAGAAACAGTGAATCGGGGGTGATCAACCTTGTGCGGCGCACACCGGACAACAAGTTACGGGGATCACTTTTTACGGAATTTGGGAATCATAACACCTTTCGTCTGGGGGCTTCTGCGGCTGGGCCATTGCTTGAGGACAAGGTGTACTTTTCAGGAAGCTATCTTCGCCATCAAACGGATGGCTTTGTCCGCAACGAATATAAACAGAAAGATCAAGCGGCACGACACAAGGCTGATTCGGGACGAGTGGTTTTACGACTCACCCCTACGGATGCGTTGGATGTGCGCATGTCATTGGATGCCACACACAGTGACGATGGCATAGGCAGTATGCGCTTGTCCACCGGGCCATACCGTAGCGGACGGTATAAAATTCGCTCCGACGCCCCAGACGAGGCTTCGTCTGATCTTGTGATTCCTGCGTTCACCATCACACATACTGGCGAGCATGTTAGAACAACATCAATAACCAGCTATTTAGATTACAAATACAAGATGTTGTCTGATCTTGACAGAACGCCGTTACCTCTGGGCGTGTCCGACATGAGTATTAATCAGCGCAATATCTCAGAAGAGCTGCGTTTTTCTTCCGTAGGTAAGCAGAGGCTTTCTTGGGTAGCCGGGCTCTTTTTGGGCAAAACCTCCATGAATACGGATATGAACCGAATTCGCCGACGGGCCGCTGCAACCACATATCTGCATACGGACTACACGGAAACAACGGGGGCACTTTTCGGGCAGGCCACCTATGCCATTACGGATGCCTTTCGGCTGACGGCAGGTCTACGGGCTGAATATACGGGCTTAGACGGTGAACAAACATATAAAACCGGTGCAGGGCAGCGGCGTGCGTATGAAAAAGGTTTTCGCTACACGGAGTTCCTTCCCATGGCTTCCGCCTCTCTCGACGTTACAGACAACCTGACCACGTATGCATCATGGTCCCAAGGCTATCTGCCAGGAGGCTTTAATGTTTTTTCAGCCAGTTCAAAAGATACATTTTATTATAAACCGGAATACAGCACCAACTACGAACTTGGGCTGAAAACACACTGGCTGGATAACAAATTACAAGCCAATGTTTCCGCTTTTTATTCTGACATCAGAGACAAACAGGTTCGGGAAGAAGTTCCATCTGCAGGCATCGGTACATGGAAATTCACCAATTCTGCAAAGGCTCATACCTCCGGCGTCGAACTAGAGGTCAGGGCATACCCACTTGAGGGCTGGGAGTTGCGTGGTGGCGTTGGATATGCCCGTTCTGAAATTGACGAGTGGACGGTGTCCACTCCCAGTGGTGGAAGAAAAAACTATAGCGGCAATCGTCTGCCTTGGGCACCAGACCTCACGTATCACCTAGGCGTTGGTTATACACATCCATCCGGCTTTTTTGCGCAAGCGGAATATCTCGGATCTGGAAAACAGTATTTCGACGCTGAAAATACACTTAGCGATCCTGGATACAATACAGTCAATCTTCAATTCGGATACCGTGGCGAAAATCTTACCGTGGCTATTTGGGGGAAGAATGTCTTTGATACACACTATATAACAAAAAAACTTGTGGCTAATGGCAACAAAATTGTGGAAGACGGCAATCCGTTCAGTTTCGGTACAACTGTTTCATGGAGTTTTTAG